The Pseudomonas wenzhouensis genome has a segment encoding these proteins:
- the codA gene encoding cytosine deaminase, with translation MIIHNARLRGRDGLHRITLNGQRIAAIDVQHALQPIAEGDLDAAGNLVVPPFVEPHIHLDATLTAGEPAWNMSGTLFEGIERWAERKALVTHEDTKTRARKTIDMLVDHGIQHVRSHVDVTDPTLAALRAMLEVREETLHLIDLQIVAFPQEGIESYAGGRALMEQAIELGADVVGGIPHFENTREQGVASIKFLMDLAERSGCLVDVHCDETDDPQSRFLEVLAEEARVRGMGARVTASHTTAMGSYDNAYCSKLFRLLKMSGISFISCPTESIHLQGRFDTYPKRRGLTRVAELDRAGMNVCFGQDSIVDPWYPLGNGNILRILEAGLHICHMLGYEDLKRCLDLITDNSARALNLGEGYGLEVGRPANLLILSAPDDYEMLRSQGHALVSIRHGKVLMRRTPAQIERA, from the coding sequence ATGATCATCCATAACGCACGCCTGCGTGGCCGCGATGGCCTGCACCGCATCACCCTGAACGGCCAGCGCATCGCCGCCATCGACGTCCAGCACGCCCTGCAGCCCATCGCCGAGGGCGATCTGGACGCAGCCGGCAATCTCGTCGTGCCGCCCTTCGTCGAGCCGCACATCCACCTCGATGCCACCCTCACCGCTGGCGAGCCGGCCTGGAACATGAGCGGCACGCTGTTCGAGGGCATCGAACGCTGGGCCGAGCGCAAGGCGCTGGTCACCCATGAAGACACCAAGACCCGCGCCAGGAAGACTATCGACATGCTGGTCGACCATGGCATCCAGCACGTGCGCAGCCACGTCGACGTCACCGACCCGACCCTGGCCGCGCTCAGAGCCATGCTCGAAGTGCGCGAGGAAACCCTCCATCTGATCGATCTGCAGATCGTCGCCTTCCCGCAGGAGGGCATCGAGTCCTACGCCGGTGGCCGGGCACTGATGGAACAGGCCATCGAACTGGGCGCCGATGTGGTCGGCGGTATCCCGCACTTCGAGAACACCCGCGAGCAGGGTGTGGCGTCGATCAAGTTTCTCATGGACCTGGCCGAGCGCAGCGGCTGCCTGGTGGACGTGCACTGCGACGAGACCGACGACCCGCAGTCGCGTTTTCTCGAAGTGCTGGCCGAGGAAGCCCGCGTGCGCGGCATGGGCGCACGGGTCACCGCCAGCCACACCACGGCCATGGGCTCCTACGACAATGCCTACTGCTCCAAGCTGTTCCGCCTGCTGAAGATGAGCGGTATCAGCTTCATCTCTTGCCCCACCGAGAGCATCCACCTGCAGGGCCGCTTCGACACCTACCCGAAACGCCGCGGCCTGACCCGCGTGGCGGAGCTCGACCGCGCCGGGATGAACGTCTGCTTCGGCCAGGATTCGATCGTCGACCCCTGGTATCCGCTGGGCAACGGCAACATCCTGCGTATCCTCGAAGCCGGCCTGCATATCTGCCATATGCTCGGCTACGAAGACCTCAAGCGCTGCCTGGACCTGATCACCGACAACTCGGCGCGCGCGCTGAACCTGGGTGAAGGGTATGGGCTGGAAGTGGGTCGCCCGGCCAACCTGCTGATCCTCTCGGCGCCGGACGACTACGAGATGCTGCGCAGCCAGGGTCATGCGCTGGTATCCATCCGTCACGGCAAGGTGCTGATGCGCCGCACACCGGCGCAGATCGAGCGCGCCTGA
- a CDS encoding DMT family transporter — protein MPGSRSRPFLALSLLMAIGVMMGLTSNLVKLAGNAGWQPLAYLFWSLLGGGLLLLLLAWLRGERPSMSLPQQRYYLASGLLSIAVPNALLFSAVGHVGAGFASMCLAFPPLITYLLALALRMEGLSRIRLLGICIGLSGSLILALGKLHGGDSPTLWILAALCVPVFLALGNIYRSRYWPHGASPLSLAPGMLLGGALLLVPMAGFGIHLEPRLDSTAALALLALQTLLFGMIYALFFMLQKLAGAVFLSQIGSVAAIVGAAIAIGLLGERGSLSMLLAALCIVGGVLLVAWRGAKSARG, from the coding sequence ATGCCTGGCTCCCGTTCTCGGCCTTTTCTTGCCTTGTCGCTGCTTATGGCTATCGGCGTCATGATGGGGCTGACCAGCAATCTGGTGAAGCTGGCCGGCAATGCCGGCTGGCAGCCGCTGGCCTATCTGTTCTGGAGCCTGCTTGGTGGCGGCTTGCTGCTGTTGCTATTGGCCTGGCTACGTGGCGAGCGACCCAGCATGAGCCTGCCTCAGCAACGCTACTACCTGGCATCCGGGCTGCTCAGCATCGCGGTACCGAATGCCCTGCTGTTCAGCGCCGTTGGACATGTCGGCGCTGGTTTCGCCTCGATGTGCCTGGCCTTTCCCCCGCTGATCACCTATCTGCTGGCCCTGGCTCTGCGCATGGAGGGACTCAGTCGCATCCGCCTGCTGGGTATCTGCATCGGCCTGTCCGGCAGCCTGATACTGGCGTTGGGCAAACTGCATGGCGGCGATAGCCCGACCCTTTGGATACTCGCTGCGTTGTGCGTGCCGGTGTTCCTGGCACTGGGCAATATCTACCGCTCGCGCTACTGGCCACATGGCGCCAGCCCGCTGTCGCTGGCGCCGGGCATGCTGCTGGGCGGCGCCCTGCTGCTGGTGCCCATGGCAGGGTTCGGCATACACCTGGAACCACGCCTGGACAGCACAGCGGCACTCGCTCTGCTGGCCCTGCAGACGCTGCTGTTCGGCATGATCTACGCACTGTTCTTCATGCTGCAGAAACTGGCGGGGGCCGTGTTCCTCAGCCAGATCGGCTCAGTAGCCGCCATAGTCGGCGCCGCCATCGCCATTGGCCTGCTTGGCGAGCGCGGCAGCCTGAGCATGCTGCTGGCGGCATTGTGCATCGTCGGCGGTGTGCTGCTGGTGGCCTGGCGCGGGGCAAAGTCGGCCAGAGGCTGA
- a CDS encoding CitMHS family transporter — translation MLTFLGFAMVSTFMYLIMSKRLSALIALIIIPILFALIGGFATQIGPMMLEGIGKLAPTGVMLMFAILYFAIMIDSGLFDPPVRLILKLVKGDPLKVAVGTVALALIVSLDGDGSTTYMICVGAMLPLYSRLKMSPTIMAGLIIMAGGIMNMTPWGGPTARAASALHVDPSDVFVPMIPGMIVGAIALFGVAYLYGLRERKRLGVLHLPDDQSVREEISVSQFPEARRPKLLWINAILTVVLMTALIAGLLPMPVLFMIAFSIAMIINCPCLQQQKERIAAHAGNVLAVVGLIFAAGIFTGILSGTGMVEAMSKSLLAVIPDALGPYLAVITALVSMPFTFFMSNDAFYYGILPVLNQAASSYGISAVEMARASIVGQPVHLLSPLVPSTYLLIGLAKIEFGDLQRFTLKWAVMVCMVILAAALLLGVFPLISR, via the coding sequence ATGCTCACATTCCTTGGCTTCGCCATGGTCTCGACGTTCATGTACCTGATCATGAGCAAACGCCTGTCGGCGCTGATAGCCCTGATCATCATCCCCATCCTCTTCGCTCTGATTGGTGGCTTCGCCACCCAGATCGGCCCGATGATGCTCGAAGGCATCGGCAAGCTCGCGCCCACTGGCGTGATGCTGATGTTCGCCATCCTCTACTTCGCCATCATGATCGACTCGGGACTGTTCGATCCACCCGTGCGCCTGATCCTCAAGCTGGTCAAGGGCGACCCGCTGAAAGTCGCGGTCGGCACCGTGGCCCTGGCGCTGATCGTCTCGCTCGATGGCGACGGTTCGACCACCTACATGATCTGCGTCGGCGCCATGCTGCCGCTGTACAGCCGCCTGAAGATGAGCCCGACCATCATGGCCGGCCTGATCATCATGGCCGGCGGCATCATGAACATGACCCCCTGGGGCGGCCCGACTGCCCGCGCTGCCAGCGCCCTGCACGTCGACCCGTCGGACGTCTTCGTGCCGATGATTCCGGGCATGATCGTCGGCGCCATTGCGCTGTTTGGCGTGGCCTATCTCTACGGTCTGCGTGAGCGCAAACGCCTGGGCGTGTTGCACCTGCCAGACGACCAGAGCGTCCGCGAAGAAATCAGCGTGTCGCAGTTCCCCGAGGCGCGCCGGCCGAAGCTGTTATGGATCAACGCCATCCTCACCGTGGTGCTGATGACCGCCCTGATCGCCGGCCTGCTGCCAATGCCGGTGCTGTTCATGATCGCCTTCAGCATCGCCATGATCATCAACTGCCCCTGCCTGCAGCAGCAGAAGGAGCGCATCGCCGCCCATGCCGGCAACGTCCTGGCGGTGGTCGGGCTGATCTTCGCGGCCGGTATCTTCACCGGCATTCTCAGCGGTACCGGCATGGTCGAGGCCATGTCCAAGAGCCTGCTGGCGGTCATCCCCGACGCGCTCGGCCCTTACCTGGCGGTGATCACCGCACTGGTGAGCATGCCGTTCACCTTCTTCATGTCCAACGATGCCTTCTACTACGGCATCCTGCCGGTGCTCAACCAAGCCGCCTCCAGCTACGGCATCAGCGCCGTGGAAATGGCCCGCGCGTCCATCGTCGGCCAGCCGGTGCACCTGCTCAGCCCGCTGGTGCCCTCGACTTACCTGCTGATCGGCCTGGCCAAGATCGAATTTGGCGACCTGCAACGCTTTACCCTCAAATGGGCGGTGATGGTGTGCATGGTCATCCTGGCGGCGGCCTTGCTGCTGGGCGTGTTCCCCCTGATCAGCCGCTGA
- the fadD1 gene encoding long-chain-fatty-acid--CoA ligase FadD1, which yields MTEHFWKDKYPVGVAAEINPDQYPNILAVLKESCQRFADKPAFSNLGKTLTYGEIYKLSGDFAAYLQKHTDLKPGDRIAVQLPNVLQYPVVVFGAMRAGLVVVNTNPLYTAREMEHQFNDSGAKALICLANMAHLAEQVVPRTGVKTVIVTEVGDMLPTFKRLLVNAVIKHVKKMVPAYNLPQAVKLNDALAKGRGQSVVEANPSNADIAVLQYTGGTTGVAKGAMLTHRNLVANMLQVKELMGANLDEGCEVLIAPLPLYHIYAFTFHCMAMMLIGGHNILLTNPRDLPAVVKDLAKYRFTGFVGLNTLFVALCNNEDFRKLDFSSLKLTVSGGMALQLATAERWKEVTGCAICEGFGMTETSPVATVNPFSAIQLGTIGIPVPSTLCKIINDDGQELPIGEIGELCVKGPQVMKGYWQRQEATDEILDADGWLKTGDIGLIQEDGYLRIVDRKKDMILVSGFNVYPNELEDVMATLPGVLQCAAIGIPDEKSGEAIKVFIVVKPGESLTKEQVMEHMRANLTGYKVPKAVEFRDVLPTTNVGKILRRELRDEELKKLGKK from the coding sequence ATGACCGAACATTTCTGGAAGGACAAGTATCCCGTTGGGGTCGCTGCCGAAATCAATCCCGACCAGTACCCGAACATCCTCGCGGTACTGAAAGAGTCCTGCCAACGCTTCGCCGACAAGCCTGCTTTCAGCAACCTGGGCAAGACGCTCACCTACGGCGAGATCTACAAGCTCTCCGGTGACTTCGCCGCCTACCTGCAAAAGCACACTGATCTCAAGCCCGGCGACCGCATTGCCGTACAACTGCCCAACGTGCTGCAATATCCCGTCGTGGTATTCGGCGCCATGCGCGCCGGCCTGGTGGTGGTCAACACCAACCCGCTGTACACCGCGCGGGAAATGGAGCACCAGTTCAACGACTCCGGCGCCAAGGCGCTGATCTGCCTGGCCAACATGGCCCACCTGGCCGAGCAGGTCGTGCCCAGGACCGGCGTCAAGACCGTGATCGTCACCGAAGTCGGCGACATGCTGCCGACCTTCAAGCGTTTGCTGGTCAACGCCGTGATCAAGCACGTGAAGAAGATGGTGCCGGCCTACAACCTGCCGCAGGCGGTCAAGCTCAACGATGCCCTGGCCAAAGGCCGTGGTCAGAGCGTGGTCGAAGCCAACCCGAGCAATGCCGATATCGCCGTGCTGCAATACACCGGCGGCACCACCGGCGTGGCCAAGGGCGCCATGCTCACCCATCGCAACCTGGTCGCCAACATGCTGCAGGTCAAGGAGCTGATGGGCGCCAACCTCGATGAAGGCTGCGAAGTGCTGATCGCACCGCTGCCGCTCTATCACATCTATGCCTTCACCTTTCACTGCATGGCGATGATGCTGATCGGTGGTCACAACATTCTGCTGACCAACCCGCGCGACCTGCCGGCGGTGGTCAAGGATCTGGCCAAATACCGCTTCACCGGCTTCGTCGGCCTCAACACCCTGTTCGTCGCCCTGTGCAACAACGAAGACTTCCGCAAGCTGGACTTCTCCAGCCTGAAACTCACCGTCTCCGGCGGCATGGCCCTGCAACTGGCCACCGCCGAGCGTTGGAAGGAAGTCACCGGCTGCGCCATCTGCGAAGGCTTCGGTATGACCGAAACCAGCCCGGTGGCCACGGTCAACCCGTTCAGCGCCATCCAGCTCGGCACCATCGGCATTCCGGTGCCCTCGACCCTGTGCAAAATCATCAATGACGACGGCCAGGAGCTTCCCATCGGCGAGATCGGCGAGCTGTGCGTGAAAGGCCCGCAGGTGATGAAGGGCTACTGGCAGCGCCAGGAAGCCACCGACGAAATCCTCGATGCCGACGGCTGGCTGAAGACCGGCGACATCGGCCTGATTCAGGAAGACGGCTACCTGCGCATCGTCGACCGCAAGAAGGACATGATTCTGGTGTCCGGCTTCAACGTCTACCCGAACGAGCTGGAAGACGTCATGGCGACCCTGCCGGGCGTGCTGCAATGCGCTGCCATCGGCATCCCGGACGAGAAATCCGGCGAGGCGATCAAGGTGTTCATCGTGGTCAAACCGGGCGAGAGCCTGACCAAGGAGCAGGTGATGGAGCACATGCGCGCCAACCTCACCGGTTACAAGGTGCCCAAGGCCGTCGAGTTCCGCGACGTGCTGCCGACCACCAACGTCGGCAAGATCCTGCGCCGCGAACTGCGCGACGAAGAGCTGAAGAAACTGGGCAAGAAGTGA
- a CDS encoding alpha/beta hydrolase, which translates to MRHNTFPLATRDSLHLHVNHWHADQPPRAVVMLSHGMAEHGLRYAHLAESLVAAGFDLYALDQRGHGQSATQGVLGHYADEGGWDKVVGDLASLNHHIRQRYPQTPIFLFGHSMGSYIGMAYLLGHSCSLQGAVLSGSNYQPVALYRAARLIAGFERWRLGPKGRSKVIDFLSFGSFNKAFKPNRTAFDWLSRDAAQVDKYVTDPLCGFVCTTQLWCDLLDGLQYITPVENLAQIDADLPLLVIGGSRDPVSDGKRLGDLAGALREGGVRDVQLKIYPEARHELLNESNRDEVTTHLIDWLQQALSQGRSPIKECP; encoded by the coding sequence ATGCGCCACAACACCTTTCCCCTGGCCACCCGGGACAGTCTGCACCTGCACGTCAACCACTGGCACGCGGATCAACCGCCGCGCGCGGTGGTCATGCTGTCCCATGGCATGGCCGAGCATGGCCTGCGCTATGCGCACCTGGCCGAAAGCCTGGTGGCTGCTGGTTTCGACCTCTATGCGCTGGACCAGCGCGGCCACGGCCAGAGCGCCACTCAAGGCGTGCTCGGCCACTACGCCGACGAAGGCGGCTGGGACAAGGTGGTCGGTGACCTGGCTTCGCTCAATCACCATATCCGCCAGCGCTACCCACAGACGCCGATCTTCCTGTTCGGCCACAGCATGGGCAGCTATATCGGCATGGCCTATCTGCTGGGGCACAGTTGCAGCCTGCAGGGCGCCGTGCTCTCCGGCTCCAACTACCAACCCGTGGCGCTGTACAGAGCCGCCCGGCTGATCGCCGGCTTCGAGCGCTGGCGCCTGGGGCCGAAGGGGCGCAGCAAGGTCATCGATTTTCTTTCCTTCGGCTCGTTCAACAAGGCCTTCAAACCCAACCGCACGGCCTTCGACTGGCTCAGCCGCGATGCGGCGCAAGTGGACAAATACGTGACCGATCCGCTGTGCGGTTTCGTCTGCACCACGCAGCTATGGTGCGACCTGCTCGATGGCCTGCAGTACATCACCCCGGTCGAGAACCTCGCACAGATCGATGCCGACCTGCCGCTGCTGGTGATCGGCGGCTCGCGCGACCCGGTCAGCGACGGCAAGCGTCTGGGTGATCTGGCGGGCGCCCTGCGAGAGGGCGGCGTACGCGACGTGCAACTGAAGATTTATCCCGAGGCCCGTCATGAGCTGCTCAACGAGAGCAATCGCGACGAGGTCACCACCCACCTGATCGACTGGCTGCAGCAGGCGCTGAGCCAGGGTCGAAGCCCAATCAAGGAGTGTCCATGA
- the fadD2 gene encoding long-chain-fatty-acid--CoA ligase FadD2, with protein MQPDFWNDKRAPGVPNDIDLSSYKSVIEVFERSCKRFADRPAFSNLGVTLTYAELDRLSAAFAAYLQKHTDLKPGDRIAVQMPNVLQYPIAVFGAMRAGLIVVNTNPLYTAREMRHQFKDAGVRALVYLNMFGKLVQEVLPDTEIDYLIEARMGDLLPSLKGWLVNTVVKKVKKMVPDYHLPQAIAFKQVLKQGHGQALTPVKASHDDIAVLQYTGGTTGVAKGAMLTHGNLVANMLQVDACLSQLGPDGTPLMKQGQEIMIAPLPLYHIYAFTANCMCMMVNGNHNVLITNPRDIPGFVKELGKWKFSALLGLNTLFVALMDHPEFKNLDFSSLKVTNSGGTALVKATAERWQQMTGCTVVEGYGLTETSPVASTNPYGDRARLGTVGIPVPGTAFKVIDDDSNELPLGERGELCIKGPQVMKGYWQREEATAEVLDAEGWFKTGDIAVIDPDGFVRIVDRKKDMIIVSGFNVYPNEIEDVVMAHPKVASCAAIGVPDEKSGEVVKLFVVPRDGGVTAEELKAYCKENFTGYKVPKHIVFRDSLPMTPVGKILRRELRDIA; from the coding sequence ATGCAACCTGATTTCTGGAATGACAAACGCGCCCCTGGCGTGCCCAACGATATCGACCTGTCCAGCTACAAGTCGGTGATCGAAGTATTCGAGCGTTCATGCAAGCGCTTTGCCGACCGCCCGGCCTTCAGCAATCTCGGTGTCACGCTGACCTATGCCGAGCTGGATCGCCTGTCGGCGGCCTTCGCCGCCTACCTGCAGAAGCACACCGACCTCAAGCCGGGTGATCGCATCGCGGTGCAGATGCCCAACGTGCTGCAGTATCCGATTGCCGTGTTCGGCGCCATGCGCGCCGGGCTGATCGTGGTCAACACCAACCCGCTGTACACCGCCCGCGAGATGCGCCACCAGTTCAAGGATGCCGGCGTACGTGCGCTGGTGTACCTGAACATGTTCGGCAAGCTGGTGCAGGAAGTACTGCCGGATACCGAGATTGACTACCTGATCGAAGCCAGGATGGGTGACCTGCTGCCAAGCCTCAAGGGCTGGCTGGTCAACACCGTGGTGAAGAAGGTCAAGAAGATGGTGCCTGACTACCATCTGCCGCAGGCCATCGCCTTCAAGCAGGTGCTCAAGCAGGGCCATGGCCAGGCGCTGACGCCGGTCAAGGCCAGCCATGACGATATCGCCGTGCTGCAGTACACCGGCGGCACCACGGGCGTGGCCAAGGGCGCCATGCTCACCCATGGCAACCTGGTGGCCAACATGTTGCAGGTCGACGCCTGCCTGTCACAGCTCGGCCCGGATGGCACGCCGCTGATGAAGCAGGGCCAGGAGATCATGATTGCGCCGCTGCCGCTCTATCACATCTATGCCTTCACCGCGAACTGCATGTGCATGATGGTCAACGGCAACCACAACGTGCTGATCACCAACCCGCGCGACATTCCCGGCTTCGTCAAGGAGCTGGGCAAGTGGAAGTTTTCCGCGCTGCTGGGTCTCAACACCCTGTTCGTTGCGCTGATGGATCACCCGGAGTTCAAGAACCTGGATTTCTCCAGTCTCAAGGTCACCAACTCCGGCGGTACCGCGCTGGTCAAGGCGACTGCCGAGCGCTGGCAGCAGATGACCGGCTGCACCGTGGTCGAAGGTTACGGCCTGACCGAGACCTCGCCGGTGGCCAGCACCAACCCCTATGGCGACAGGGCGCGCCTGGGTACGGTCGGTATTCCGGTGCCGGGCACGGCGTTCAAGGTGATCGACGACGACAGCAACGAGCTGCCGCTGGGCGAACGCGGCGAGCTGTGCATCAAAGGCCCGCAGGTGATGAAGGGCTACTGGCAACGCGAGGAGGCCACTGCCGAGGTGCTCGATGCCGAAGGCTGGTTCAAGACCGGCGACATCGCGGTGATCGACCCGGATGGCTTCGTGCGCATCGTCGACCGCAAGAAGGACATGATCATCGTCTCCGGCTTCAACGTGTACCCCAACGAGATCGAGGACGTGGTCATGGCTCACCCGAAAGTCGCCAGCTGTGCGGCCATCGGTGTGCCGGACGAAAAGTCCGGGGAAGTGGTCAAGTTGTTCGTGGTGCCGCGCGACGGCGGCGTGACCGCCGAAGAGCTCAAGGCCTACTGCAAGGAAAACTTCACCGGCTACAAGGTGCCCAAGCACATCGTCTTCAGGGATTCGCTGCCGATGACCCCGGTCGGCAAGATCCTGCGTCGCGAGCTGCGCGACATCGCCTGA
- a CDS encoding alpha-ketoglutarate-dependent dioxygenase AlkB family protein — protein MLFADPLPALADAELDYLPGWVDAALAERWLHALVEQTPWQQPELFIHGRYHRTPRLTAWYGDPEARYRYSGRVHEPLPWTPLLDEIRQRVVKQVGQPLNAVLLNHYRDGQDSMGWHSDAEPELGRNPLIASLNLGGSRRFDLRRVGSTRIEHSLTLEHASLLVMRGPTQHHWQHQVAKTRQACAPRLNLTFRLIRFPL, from the coding sequence ATGCTGTTCGCCGACCCCTTGCCCGCACTTGCCGATGCCGAGCTGGATTATCTGCCCGGCTGGGTCGACGCTGCCCTGGCCGAGCGCTGGCTGCACGCACTGGTCGAGCAAACGCCCTGGCAGCAACCTGAATTGTTCATTCATGGGCGTTACCACCGCACGCCACGGCTGACCGCCTGGTACGGCGACCCCGAGGCGCGTTATCGCTATTCCGGGAGAGTGCACGAACCGTTGCCCTGGACACCTCTGCTCGACGAAATTCGCCAGCGTGTCGTGAAGCAAGTCGGCCAGCCGCTCAATGCCGTACTGCTCAACCATTACCGCGATGGCCAGGACTCCATGGGCTGGCACAGTGATGCCGAGCCGGAGCTGGGGCGCAATCCGTTGATCGCCTCGCTCAATCTGGGCGGCAGCCGGCGCTTCGATCTGCGCCGGGTTGGCAGCACGCGCATCGAGCACTCGCTGACGCTGGAGCACGCCTCGCTACTGGTCATGCGTGGGCCAACCCAGCATCATTGGCAACATCAAGTGGCGAAGACGCGCCAAGCCTGCGCACCCCGCCTGAACCTGACCTTTCGCCTGATCCGGTTTCCGCTATGA
- a CDS encoding MaoC family dehydratase gives MTQVTNIPYEALEVGQQASFEKQVEERDVQLFAAVSGDNNPVHLDAAFAAETMFKERIAHGMFTGALISAAIACNLPGPGTIYLGQQLKFTRPVKLGDTLTVKLEVLEKLPKNRVRIATRVFNQDGKQVVDGEAEVLAPSAEQTVTMPPMPQVTVN, from the coding sequence ATGACCCAGGTCACCAATATCCCCTACGAAGCTCTCGAAGTCGGCCAGCAGGCGAGCTTCGAAAAGCAGGTCGAAGAACGCGACGTGCAACTGTTCGCTGCGGTATCCGGCGACAACAACCCGGTGCACCTGGACGCCGCCTTCGCCGCCGAGACGATGTTCAAAGAGCGCATCGCCCACGGCATGTTCACCGGCGCGCTGATCAGCGCCGCCATCGCCTGCAACCTGCCCGGCCCGGGCACCATCTACCTGGGCCAGCAACTGAAGTTCACCCGCCCGGTTAAACTCGGCGATACCCTCACCGTGAAGCTGGAAGTGCTGGAAAAACTGCCGAAGAACCGCGTGCGCATCGCCACCCGCGTATTCAACCAGGACGGCAAGCAGGTGGTCGACGGCGAAGCCGAAGTGCTCGCCCCCAGCGCCGAGCAGACCGTGACCATGCCGCCGATGCCGCAGGTGACCGTCAACTGA
- a CDS encoding aspartate-semialdehyde dehydrogenase: MLPPIPHSLVPVTATQDVIKPKPEIPPVTPAEESAKESALSLDKRHPQETEELLRDEQRRRQRRGYTPEQLAEAEPQEVEQALGDLPRQGLWVDVEV; this comes from the coding sequence ATGTTGCCACCGATCCCCCATAGCCTGGTGCCGGTTACGGCCACGCAGGACGTGATCAAGCCCAAGCCCGAGATCCCTCCGGTGACCCCGGCCGAGGAGAGCGCCAAGGAAAGTGCGCTGAGCCTGGACAAACGCCACCCGCAGGAAACCGAGGAGCTGCTGCGCGACGAGCAGCGCCGCCGCCAGCGGCGTGGCTACACCCCCGAACAACTGGCCGAGGCCGAGCCGCAAGAGGTGGAACAGGCACTGGGTGATCTGCCCAGGCAGGGGCTGTGGGTAGACGTTGAAGTCTGA
- the ccoM gene encoding cytochrome c oxidase subunit CcoM: protein MFVDTVVLAGVGTVLLMVAFFGGVGYFIWKDAHKRKQS from the coding sequence ATGTTCGTCGATACAGTGGTTCTCGCCGGAGTCGGCACCGTTCTTCTGATGGTCGCGTTCTTCGGGGGCGTTGGTTACTTCATCTGGAAGGATGCGCACAAGCGCAAGCAGAGCTGA